Proteins encoded together in one Hevea brasiliensis isolate MT/VB/25A 57/8 chromosome 16, ASM3005281v1, whole genome shotgun sequence window:
- the LOC110651243 gene encoding O-fucosyltransferase 29-like isoform X2 — MGVNKAWRFSVILANLALLQQQNGNHSPSRRGGKHHHHQHQHHHHSHNEWWRRWRSSATQQRRKIPWSLVCGLMLFILGLISLFTGHVASDLEWYSQRLVKHNLGRLRREPIDKWKSKYSNFFYGCSERGRNFAPAKHERSSNGYLLIAASGGLNQQRTGITDAVVVARILNATLVIPELDHHSYWKDDSDFVNIFDVDWFISYLAKDVTIVKRVPDKFMRSMEKPPYTMRVPRKSPPEYYIDQVLPILLRRRVVQLTKFDYRLANNLDDEQLQKLRCRVNYHALRFAKPIQDIGQRLVMKVRKMAKRFIAIHLRFEPDMLAFSGCYYGGGEKEKFELGEIRKRWATLPDLSAEEERARGKCPLTPHEVGLMLRALGFANDTYIYVASGEIYGGEDTLRPLKELFPNFYTKEMLANEELKPFSPFSSRLAAIDYIVCDESDVFVTNNNGNMAKILAGRRRYAGHKRTIRPNAKRLSALLMERDKMDWDTFAKKVKSCQRGFMGEPDEMRPGRGEFHEYPSPCICEKPFSNDGSSNDEAHLLEQAPMNSKAKVPSKYMEEKQSEKRPLRSEKRSTREEPASLREMEDVQNFPD; from the exons ATGGGAGTGAACAAGGCCTGGAGGTTTAGCGTGATATTGGCGAACCTGGCTCTATTACAGCAACAAAACGGTAACCACAGCCCCAGCAGACGCGGTGGAAAGCATCACCACCACCAGCACCAGCACCACCATCATAGTCATAATGAGTGGTGGAGGAGGTGGAGATCTTCTGCGACGCAGCAGCGCAGGAAGATCCCGTGGTCTCTAGTGTGCGGGTTAATGCTGTTCATTTTGGGATTGATTTCTCTTTTCACTGGACACGTGGCCTCTGATCTTGAATGGTACTCCCAGAGATTGGTTAAGCACAACTTGGGCCGACTG CGGCGTGAACCAATTGATAAATGGAAATCCAAGTACTCAAATTTCTTCTATGGATGCAGTGAAAGAGGACGTAATTTTGCTC CTGCCAAACATGAGCGGTCATCAAATGGCTATTTGCTTATTGCAGCAAGTGGAGGGCTGAACCAACAAAGAACCGGA ATAACTGATGCCGTGGTTGTTGCACGGATTCTTAATGCTACATTGGTTATACCAGAGTTGGATCATCATTCCTATTGGAAAGATGATAG TGATTTTGTCAATATTTTCGATGTTGATTGGTTCATTTCCTACCTTGCAAAAGATGTGACCATTGTCAAAAGAGTTCCTGATAAATTCATGCGATCAATGGAAAAACCTCCATATACCATGCGTGTTCCAAGAAAATCTCCGCCCGAGTATTATATAGATCAAGTTCTGCCTATACTATTGAGGAGACGT GTTGTGCAATTGACCAAGTTCGATTATAGGCTTGCAAATAACCTTGATGATGAACAGCTACAAAAGTTGCGTTGCCGAGTTAATTATCACGCTTTAAGATTTGCAAAGCCCATACAAGATATTGGTCAAAGACTTGTTATGAAAGTGAGAAAGATGGCAAAACGTTTTATTGCGATTCACTTGAG GTTTGAACCTGATATGCTTGCTTTTTCTGGATGTTACTATGGTGGGGGCGAAAAGGAGAAATTTGAGCTTGGTGAAATCAGAAAGAGATGGGCAACATTACCA GATTTAAGTGCTGAGGAAGAGCGAGCAAGAGGGAAATGCCCACTTACCCCTCATGAAGTGGGATTGATGCTGCGTGCTCTTGGATTTGCTAATGACACATACATCTATGTGGCATCTGGGGAAATATATGGGGGAGAAGACACTCTGCGGCCACTCAAAGAACTCTTTCCAAACTTCTACACAAAGGAGATGCTTGCTAATGAAGAACTTAAACCTTTTTCTCCATTTTCCTCCCGTCTGGCAGCCATTGACTACATTGTCTGTGATGAAAGTGATGTTTTTGTCACCAATAATAATGGAAACATGGCCAAGATTCTTGCAGGTCGAAG GAGGTATGCAGGGCATAAGAGGACCATCAGACCAAATGCAAAGAGGCTCAGTGCATTGTTAATGGAAAGGGATAAGATGGACTGGGATACATTTGCTAAAAAGGTGAAATCATGCCAGAGAGGATTCATGGGGGAGCCAGATGAGATGAGACCTGGGCGAGGTGAATTCCATGAATATCCTTCTCCTTGCATCTGTGAGAAGCCATTCAGTAATGATGGAAGCAGCAATGATGAAGCTCACCTATTAGAGCAAGCTCCTATGAACTCCAAGGCAAAAGTACCGTCAAAGTATATGGAGGAGAAGCAAAGTGAGAAAAGGCCTTTAAGGTCTGAGAAGAGAAGCACGAGAGAAGAACCAGCATCTTTAAGAGAGATGGAGGACGTTCAAAACTTTCCTGACTAA
- the LOC110651243 gene encoding O-fucosyltransferase 29-like isoform X1, whose translation MGVNKAWRFSVILANLALLQQQNGNHSPSRRGGKHHHHQHQHHHHSHNEWWRRWRSSATQQRRKIPWSLVCGLMLFILGLISLFTGHVASDLEWYSQRLVKHNLGRLVNFRNLLFPKSFFLKKKKNWSGNFFRLSFSGVKQRREPIDKWKSKYSNFFYGCSERGRNFAPAKHERSSNGYLLIAASGGLNQQRTGITDAVVVARILNATLVIPELDHHSYWKDDSDFVNIFDVDWFISYLAKDVTIVKRVPDKFMRSMEKPPYTMRVPRKSPPEYYIDQVLPILLRRRVVQLTKFDYRLANNLDDEQLQKLRCRVNYHALRFAKPIQDIGQRLVMKVRKMAKRFIAIHLRFEPDMLAFSGCYYGGGEKEKFELGEIRKRWATLPDLSAEEERARGKCPLTPHEVGLMLRALGFANDTYIYVASGEIYGGEDTLRPLKELFPNFYTKEMLANEELKPFSPFSSRLAAIDYIVCDESDVFVTNNNGNMAKILAGRRRYAGHKRTIRPNAKRLSALLMERDKMDWDTFAKKVKSCQRGFMGEPDEMRPGRGEFHEYPSPCICEKPFSNDGSSNDEAHLLEQAPMNSKAKVPSKYMEEKQSEKRPLRSEKRSTREEPASLREMEDVQNFPD comes from the exons ATGGGAGTGAACAAGGCCTGGAGGTTTAGCGTGATATTGGCGAACCTGGCTCTATTACAGCAACAAAACGGTAACCACAGCCCCAGCAGACGCGGTGGAAAGCATCACCACCACCAGCACCAGCACCACCATCATAGTCATAATGAGTGGTGGAGGAGGTGGAGATCTTCTGCGACGCAGCAGCGCAGGAAGATCCCGTGGTCTCTAGTGTGCGGGTTAATGCTGTTCATTTTGGGATTGATTTCTCTTTTCACTGGACACGTGGCCTCTGATCTTGAATGGTACTCCCAGAGATTGGTTAAGCACAACTTGGGCCGACTGGTAAACTTTAGAAACTTATTGTTTCCAAAatccttttttttaaaaaaaaaaaaaaattggagtgGAAATTTTTTCCGTCTTTCTTTTTCGGGAGTCAAACAG CGGCGTGAACCAATTGATAAATGGAAATCCAAGTACTCAAATTTCTTCTATGGATGCAGTGAAAGAGGACGTAATTTTGCTC CTGCCAAACATGAGCGGTCATCAAATGGCTATTTGCTTATTGCAGCAAGTGGAGGGCTGAACCAACAAAGAACCGGA ATAACTGATGCCGTGGTTGTTGCACGGATTCTTAATGCTACATTGGTTATACCAGAGTTGGATCATCATTCCTATTGGAAAGATGATAG TGATTTTGTCAATATTTTCGATGTTGATTGGTTCATTTCCTACCTTGCAAAAGATGTGACCATTGTCAAAAGAGTTCCTGATAAATTCATGCGATCAATGGAAAAACCTCCATATACCATGCGTGTTCCAAGAAAATCTCCGCCCGAGTATTATATAGATCAAGTTCTGCCTATACTATTGAGGAGACGT GTTGTGCAATTGACCAAGTTCGATTATAGGCTTGCAAATAACCTTGATGATGAACAGCTACAAAAGTTGCGTTGCCGAGTTAATTATCACGCTTTAAGATTTGCAAAGCCCATACAAGATATTGGTCAAAGACTTGTTATGAAAGTGAGAAAGATGGCAAAACGTTTTATTGCGATTCACTTGAG GTTTGAACCTGATATGCTTGCTTTTTCTGGATGTTACTATGGTGGGGGCGAAAAGGAGAAATTTGAGCTTGGTGAAATCAGAAAGAGATGGGCAACATTACCA GATTTAAGTGCTGAGGAAGAGCGAGCAAGAGGGAAATGCCCACTTACCCCTCATGAAGTGGGATTGATGCTGCGTGCTCTTGGATTTGCTAATGACACATACATCTATGTGGCATCTGGGGAAATATATGGGGGAGAAGACACTCTGCGGCCACTCAAAGAACTCTTTCCAAACTTCTACACAAAGGAGATGCTTGCTAATGAAGAACTTAAACCTTTTTCTCCATTTTCCTCCCGTCTGGCAGCCATTGACTACATTGTCTGTGATGAAAGTGATGTTTTTGTCACCAATAATAATGGAAACATGGCCAAGATTCTTGCAGGTCGAAG GAGGTATGCAGGGCATAAGAGGACCATCAGACCAAATGCAAAGAGGCTCAGTGCATTGTTAATGGAAAGGGATAAGATGGACTGGGATACATTTGCTAAAAAGGTGAAATCATGCCAGAGAGGATTCATGGGGGAGCCAGATGAGATGAGACCTGGGCGAGGTGAATTCCATGAATATCCTTCTCCTTGCATCTGTGAGAAGCCATTCAGTAATGATGGAAGCAGCAATGATGAAGCTCACCTATTAGAGCAAGCTCCTATGAACTCCAAGGCAAAAGTACCGTCAAAGTATATGGAGGAGAAGCAAAGTGAGAAAAGGCCTTTAAGGTCTGAGAAGAGAAGCACGAGAGAAGAACCAGCATCTTTAAGAGAGATGGAGGACGTTCAAAACTTTCCTGACTAA